A stretch of Porites lutea chromosome 5, jaPorLute2.1, whole genome shotgun sequence DNA encodes these proteins:
- the LOC140936871 gene encoding uncharacterized protein, with amino-acid sequence MAHLNQKAFERKLQNMSSTQDSIQTVSLWMIHHKKHAEDMVAVWLEQLKKASKADRRLMLFYLANDVLQNSRKKGKEFSNAYTKILRDSMHLLSDKTIKANVQRVIKIWEERRLFEKDYLEALKTKLESANVPVVSKRAKEKPVEKEKEKEKEIKPQTKQKRLPPADFKPSKLIDALKALRNFEGELILKESQLNSLRIDASDLESVRQLKDRTGGGKFCEEYELATAKLEEFSEILRREQQERLDVIKALEDGEAFYDTSYGEVKVIVHAYKTFGNRLTSLKKKVDAKVNRLAEKAAEKAKTGPVTAPQASFLSSGLPDVEVGSASSTPSQTQQETVKSPDEEKLIDPTVDNIEVADMDVDSDSEKSDTSEEATVEDPKSSNDQTPNSTESSDSQTAQTTPKESETTPVISPAASVAPAQPLTPSMVSVMPLPTSLLANQGPVVAAPQPAVGMVIRPFVGVQGPRFHGPAPQFRPGVPPVQPLPGIPQNPLLQPSGRLAAPRQLSSQGQPFSQIPQPAGLLPATNTPIPRGIGAMQTFALGTGFVQSQAPLPVAATTVPAPVQMTPNLVPVGETSQVSGGPAKNVASIGSPDSEASAPSPVGSPELHLEEGDETPETTPAPLGDVDVKDNTGFDTNKSFLETQVKNPTSSLGLGITGTPPTAQAISEASLSSSSTPSNSGQFGAQQQDATLVKKDSGQNVSAVDILAQLLSRGRKLKESADPENPPASVPVTPIVAASATTSDDSGNPQAKPLLSLIDSLFPKLSDSIKTLKEKEQSVNPPATQDHPPSMPGDSAPTTLPARPLPVEGQLMPHPKGIVREPSSSLQTGLKSILKKGPRKDQDQPEFETNQEGPTPSNLSEEVQMGMPFDVRPGVALSGHGHDLRQLELHGIRPLANTTGAMPASTNHLTQPGLNLQNPSVRGAIPQERPFGRPLDLSPHGPPPFGHGGPFQGPRGPPFDQSRGITGLPFTEGPTDMPGPPRVHSPRGPSFERRAEEPPGRVPTDQTLRGHSPRRPPDAPEQIPLHRPPHGHIPRGPPFERRPEGPPDMPGKGTTDQPPHRLSPRAPPAEVPEHTPPHGPPRGPSADISDRVPPNQSPHTQQRPPENVHHRSVADSAPPHSGGNKPSEVPADESHPSGKDQGSHMDGPPGMRRLSAENAARGLHRQPPHEKMPRSDGPPPHRASFPGAMEDPERRREFEPWEEYRRERYRDHPRGPWDFPHDHPGHPSSEWRGPPVLHRGDPNGGDFREDDPSMWTSFDTPENIPRQFDFPSRTRERFREGPHDFDRFRGYGPPERRRHSMGDFEGDWVRYPGPLKRPGPPPVPFPGPSKRPYF; translated from the exons ATGGCGCACCTCAATCAAAAAGCGTTTGAACGCAAGCTGCAGAATATGTCGTCCACGCAAGACAGTATTCAAACAGTCTCGCTTTGGATGATTCACCATAAAAAGCATGCAGAAGACATGGTGGCTGTGTGGCTGGAGCAGCTGAAGAAAG CTTCAAAGGCAGACAGACGGctgatgttattttatttaGCGAACGATGTTCTTCAAAATAGCCGCAAGAAAGGAAAGGAATTCTCCAACGCTTACACCAAGATACTTCGCGATTCTATGCACCTTTTGAG TGACAAAACTATCAAGGCTAACGTCCAGCGGGTCATTAAAATCTGGGAAGAGAGAAGGTTGTTTGAAAAGGATTACCTCGAGGCCTTAAAAACCAAACTTG AGTCAGCTAATGTGCCTGTTGTTAGCAAAAGGGCGAAAGAAAAACCagtggagaaagaaaaagagaaagagaaggaAATCAAACCACAAACTAAACAGAAGAGATTGCCTCCAGCAGACTTCAAG ccGTCTAAACTGATAGATGCCCTGAAAGCTTTAAGAAACTTTGAGGGTGAACTAATACTTAAGGAATCTCAGTTGAATTCCTTGAGGATTGATGCATCTGATTTGGAAAGTGTGCGTCAGTTGAAAG ATCGCACTGGTGGTGGAAAATTTTGTGAAGAATATGAACTGGCCACTGCCAAACTTGAGGAGTTTTCAGAAATACTGCGACGAGAGCAACAAGAGAGACTTGATGTAATTAAAGCATTAGAGGATGGGGAAGCTTTCTATGATACTTCGTACGGAGAAGTAAAAGTGATAGTGCAT GCTTACAAGACGTTTGGCAATCGCCTTACTTcactgaaaaagaaagttgatGCCAAGGTTAACAGGCTTGCTGAAAAAGCAGCAGAGAAAGCCAAAACAGGTCCTGTGACAGCACCACAAGCTTCTTTTTTGAGTTCAGGTCTTCCTGATGTTGAAGTAGGATCAGCATCATCTACCCCTTCACAAACACAACAAGAAACAGTTAAATCTCCCGATGAAGAAAAACTCATCGATCCCACAGTAGACAACATTGAAGTCGCCGACATGGATGTGGATTCTGACAGTGAGAAATCAGACACAAGTGAGGAAGCAACAGTGGAAGATCCCAAAAGTAGTAACGATCAAACTCCCAACTCTACCGAAAGCTCGGATTCACAAACAGCACAGACTACTCCAAAAGAATCTGAAACTACTCCAGTAATTTCTCCTGCTGCCAGTGTGGCTCCTGCCCAACCACTTACCCCGAGTATGGTTTCCGTGATGCCATTGCCTACCTCGTTATTAGCAAATCAGGGGCCAGTGGTTGCTGCGCCTCAGCCTGCAGTTGGAATGGTAATTCGTCCATTTGTGGGTGTACAGGGTCCCCGTTTTCATGGTCCTGCACCTCAGTTTAGACCTGGAGTTCCTCCGGTACAACCTCTTCCTGGTATACCTCAGAATCCATTGTTGCAGCCATCAGGGAGGTTAGCTGCGCCTAGGCAACTCTCGAGTCAGGGACAACCCTTTTCACAAATACCTCAACCAGCCGGTCTACTGCCTGCTACTAATACACCAATACCACGTGGCATTGGGGCAATGCAAACGTTTGCACTGGGTACTGGCTTTGTACAGAGCCAAGCACCATTGCCAGTTGCAGCAACAACTGTACCAGCACCTGTTCAGATGACACCTAACTTAGTCCCAGTCGGTGAGACAAGTCAAGTTAGTGGTGGACCAGCAAAGAATGTTGCTAGTATAGGATCACCTGATTCAGAGGCGTCTGCTCCATCACCAGTAGGATCACCAGAGCTGCACTTAGAGGAAGGTGATGAGACACCAGAGACAACTCCAGCTCCCCTCGGTGATGTAGATGTTAAAGACAACACTGGTTTCGACACTAACAAGTCATTTTTAGAAACTCAGGTAAAGAACCCGACATCTAGTTTGGGACTTGGTATCACTGGGACTCCCCCTACGGCTCAAGCTATTTCCGAGGCTTCCTTATCTTCCAGTAGCACACCATCTAATTCTGGCCAGTTTGGAGCACAGCAACAGGATGCGACGTTAGTGAAGAAAGACAGTGGACAAAACGTGAGTGCTGTTGACATCTTGGCACAGCTGCTCAGTAGAGGAAGAAAGTTAAAGGAATCAGCTGACCCAGAAAATCCCCCTGCGTCTGTACCTGTTACCCCCATAGTTGCTGCCTCTGCCACCACCAGTGATGACTCCGGAAATCCACAGGCTAAACCGCTTTTGTCTTTAATTGACTCTTTATTTCCCAAACTCAGTGACTCTATAAAAACtcttaaagaaaaggaacagtCTGTGAATCCCCCCGCGACACAAGATCACCCTCCAAGCATGCCAGGTGATAGCGCTCCCACCACTTTACCTGCTCGTCCCTTGCCCGTAGAAGGCCAATTAATGCCCCATCCTAAAGGCATTGTACGGGAACCGTCTTCATCCTTGCAGACAGGACTAAAAAGCATTCTCAAAAAAGGACCCAGGAAAGACCAAGACCAGCCCGAATTTGAGACAAACCAGGAAGGACCTACGCCCTCCAACTTGTCAGAAGAAGTGCAAATGGGAATGCCTTTCGATGTGCGCCCTGGTGTTGCACTTTCTGGTCATGGTCATGATTTGCGACAGTTGGAGCTGCATGGTATCCGACCGCTTGCCAACACTACTGGCGCGATGCCTGCATCAACAAACCATCTTACTCAACCGGGACTAAACTTACAAAATCCTTCTGTCAGAGGAGCTATCCCACAAGAAAGGCCTTTTGGTCGACCACTGGACCTGTCACCCCACGGCCCACCCCCATTTGGACATGGTGGCCCTTTCCAAGGGCCCCGTGGTCCTCCGTTTGACCAGTCCAGAGGAATTACAGGGCTACCATTTACTGAAGGGCCAACAGATATGCCAGGACCACCTCGTGTTCATTCACCCAGAGGTCCGTCATTTGAAAGACGTGCTGAAGAGCCACCCGGTCGTGTGCCCACTGATCAAACTCTACGTGGCCATTCTCCTAGAAGACCACCAGATGCGCCTGAACAAATCCCCTTACACCGTCCTCCACATGGCCATATTCCAAGGGGTCCTCCATTTGAAAGACGACCTGAAGGGCCACCTGACATGCCCGGTAAAGGAACTACTGATCAACCACCTCACCGTCTTTCTCCAAGGGCGCCGCCCGCAGAAGTACCGGAACACACACCACCCCATGGTCCACCAAGGGGTCCATCAGCAGATATTTCGGACAGAGTACCCCCAAACCAGTCACCTCATACTCAACAGAGACCTCCAGAAAATGTGCATCACAGATCGGTCGCAGACTCCGCTCCTCCGCATTCTGGTGGGAACAAGCCATCAGAAGTACCAGCAGATGAGAGCCATCCAAGCGGTAAAGACCAGGGCAGTCACATGGATGGACCCCCAGGGATGAGGAGGCTTTCAGCCGAAAATGCAGCTAGAGGTCTTCATAGGCAACCACCCCATGAGAAAATGCCCAGAAGTGATGGCCCGCCGCCTCACCGTGCATCTTTTCCTGGGGCCATGGAGGACCCTGAGCGGCGAAGAGAGTTTGAGCCCTGGGAAGAATATCGAAGAGAGCGGTATAGAGATCATCCGAGGGGCCCATGGGACTTTCCTCATGATCATCCAGGGCACCCTTCTTCTGAATGGAGGGGTCCACCTGTTTTACATCGCGGTGATCCAAATGGAGGAGATTTTCGGGAAGACGATCCTTCTATGTGGACTTCATTTGATACCCCAGAAAACATACCTCGTCAGTTTGATTTTCCTAGTAGAACTCGTGAAAGATTTAGAGAAGGCCCTCATGACTTTGATAGGTTTCGCGGTTATGGTCCACCCGAAAGAAGGCGGCACTCTATGGGAGACTTTGAAGGTGACTGGGTGCGCTATCCAGGACCTTTGAAAAGACCCGGGCCTCCACCTGTTCCATTTCCGGGGCCTTCAAAGCGCCCCTATTTCTAA
- the LOC140938826 gene encoding von Willebrand factor A domain-containing protein 7-like: MGKQNPIDLRIYSSVFCLVSVLSLTSLVSSQLSYHVDSLVDTRTAMLTYSYEHEASAKNASPSNSFLKTIDEVEKSVYESQALRSFYVQSPARLKKIEKIIRLAANQSNNQLFIRQSLGHALYTAREIEKKKPRFKRCSVCRDAMKKFMKMIEKEIGEEKFQKFIGTKNLDRATLMFAIDDTGSMSDEIQAAKDIATYIVDYERPNLKVDYILSPFNDPEIGRVFRKDAGKENGKRFIARINELRAHGGGDCPEMAFKGIIEALKAGPVEDSPLYVFTDAPPKDATLDNIEEAKNHAKVVGINVYFFATRGCGDPSSVKPFEDLATETCGQVFALPKSSSDIARMKKVAKDLLGGTTCSAKGVGSFFGKKRSVSPSVHTLLVDDTMEKIIVSVSSENSGADINLKDPLGSFVTSGKTVLSKVTIFDVKNPTPGIWQLAVSPKAGKYTYLFKGSSKTNVVFDFIFVTPRRTRTPFPIPYPLKGKTAHVILIVRGAEKLQPSSLKLNILSTDGRSLHTTPLKQVGGDGVHFSASFPTPAEAFNMQLKGKTKKNFQFERNSQSTVEPSHVVVKLMYARNEFTAPKSSYEFAMFFILNSGATEKFTFQIKETVNFKAEYSASPITVYQNRYAVVRVRFIAKSSAVAGSVDQLLVTVTGETSKVTARNIVSLMVGP; encoded by the exons ATGGGGAAACAAAACCCAATAGATCTCAGGATCTACTCATCTGTCTTCTGCCTGGTGTCAGTTTTGTCACTGACCAGCTTGGTTTCGTCTCAGTTGAGTTACCATGTGGACTCTTTAGTCGACACAAGAACTGCTATGTTGACTTACTCCTACGAACATGAAG CTTCTGCCAAAAATGCGTCCCCGTCAAACAGTTTCCTGAAAACCATAGATGAGGTGGAAAAATCAGTGTATGAAAGCCAGGCTCTTCGGTCATTTTATGTACAATCACCAGCCAGACTAAAGAAGATTGAAAAGATCATCAGATTAGCTGCCAATCAGAGCAACAATCAATTATTCATCCGCCAGTCTCTTGGGCATGCGCTTTACACCGCCAGGGAGATAGAGAAAAAGAAGCCTCGTTTTAAGCGCTGTAGCGTGTGCAGAGATGCAATGAAAAAGTTCATGAAAATGATTGAGAAGGAGATTGGCGAAGAAAAATTTCAGAAGTTTATTGGGACAAAGAACTTGGATAGAGCTACGCTGATGTTTGCTATTGATGACACAGGGAGTATGTCTGATGAAATTCAAGCAGCAAAGGACATCGCTACATACATTGTAGACTACGAGAGACCAAATTTAAAAGTGGATTATATCTTGTCGCCTTTCAATGATCCAG AAATAGGGAGGGTTTTTAGAAAGGACGCTGGAAAAGAAAACGGAAAAAGGTTTATTGCAAGAATTAACGAACTTCGTGCGCATGGTGGAGGAGACTGCCCTGAGATGGCCTTTAAAGGAATTATTGAAGCCTTGAAAGCAGGCCCTGTAGAGGACTCTCCCCTGTACGTTTTCACTGATGCTCCACCTAAAGATGCCACACTGGACAACATCGAAGAGGCGAAAAACCATGCGAAAGTGGTGGGTATAAATGTCTACTTTTTTGCAACAAGAGGCTGTGGTGACCCATCGTCTGTAAAGCCATTTGAGGACCTTGCAACGGAAACCTGTGGTCAGGTTTTTGCGCTGCCTAAGAGTAGCTCTGACATCGCCAGGATGAAGAAAGTAGCCAAAGATCTCCTTGGTGGTACAACCTGTTCCGCGAAAGGTGTTGGAAGTTTCTTCGGAAAGAAGCGAAGTGTTTCCCCTTCTGTACACACATTGCTCGTGGATGACACCatggaaaaaattattgtttcgGTTTCCAGTGAGAACAGTGGTGCAGATATCAACCTAAAAGATCCCCTGGGAAGTTTTGTCACCTCTGGGAAGACCGTGCTGTCCAAAGTGACAATATTTGATGTAAAGAACCCAACACCAGGAATCTGGCAGCTGGCTGTGTCGCCGAAGGCGGGAAAGTACACATATTTGTTCAAAGGATCCAGCAAGACAAATGTGGTGTTCGACTTCATCTTTGTCACTCCACGTCGAACAAGGACGCCCTTTCCCATTCCCTATCCCTTGAAGG GGAAAACTGCCCACGTCATTCTGATAGTACGGGGAGCTGAAAAGTTGCAGCCCAGTTCACTAAAACTGAATATCCTAAGCACGGATGGAAGGTCTCTCCACACTACCCCTCTCAAACAAGTTGGGGGAGATGGTGTACATTTCTCAGCCTCCTTTCCTACTCCCGCGGAAGCCTTCAATATGCAGCTTAAAGGGAAGACGAAGAAGAACTTCCAGTTTGAACGCAACTCTCAAAGCACGGTGGAACCAAGCCATGTAGTTGTCAAACTCATGTACGCCCGAAATGAGTTCACTGCCCCAAAATCCAGCTATGAATTCGCCATGTTCTTTATCTTAAACTCCGGGGCTACTGAAAAGTTCACATTTCAAATCAAGGAAACTGTCAACTTCAAGGCCGAGTACTCAGCCTCGCCGATCACTGTTTACCAGAACCGTTACGCTGTCGTCCGCGTCCGTTTCATTGCTAAAAGTTCGGCTGTCGCCGGAAGCGTTGATCAGTTGTTGGTCACTGTGACCGGAGAAACTTCGAAAGTCACTGCCAGGAACATCGTGAGCTTGATGGTTGGCCCTTGA